From one Triticum urartu cultivar G1812 chromosome 3, Tu2.1, whole genome shotgun sequence genomic stretch:
- the LOC125545143 gene encoding ubiquitin-conjugating enzyme E2-17 kDa-like — MASKRILKELKDLQKDPPTSCSAGPSGEDMFHWQATIMGPPDSPYAGGVFLVNIHFPPDYPFKPPKVSFKTKVFHPNINSNGSICLDILKEQWSPALTISKVLLSICSLLTDPNPDDPLVPEIAHMYKTDRSKYETTARSWTQKYAMG; from the exons ATGGCTTCAAAACGTATCCTGAAGGAACTCAAGGACTTGCAGAAAGATCCTCCGACATCATGCAGTGCAG GTCCTTCTGGCGAGGATATGTTCCATTGGCAGGCAACCATTATGGGTCCTCCTGATAGTCCTTATGCTGGAGGTGTTTTCTTAGTGAATATCCATTTCCCCCCGGACTACCCCTTCAAGCCTCCGAAG GTATCGTTCAAGACAAAGGTCTTCCATCCGAACATCAATAGCAATGGAAGCATATGCCTCGACATTCTGAAGGAGCAATGGAGTCCTGCTTTGACAATCTCTAAG GTTCTGCTTTCAATCTGCTCGCTGCTTACCGACCCTAACCCGGACGACCCTCTCGTCCCTGAGATTGCCCACATGTACAAGACGGATCGGTCCAAGTACGAGACGACAGCCCGCAGCTGGACGCAGAAGTATGCCATGGGATGA